From Pulveribacter suum, a single genomic window includes:
- the flhA gene encoding flagellar biosynthesis protein FlhA, which translates to MTASPMNSVRQWAGSSRSALQGLAAPLLVVAILALMVLPIPAWLLDTFFTLNIAVALMVMMVAAYMLRPLDFAAFPSVLLLTTLMRLSLNVASTRVVLLNGHTGPGAAGKVIEAFGHFLIGGNFAVGLIVFAILVVINFVVVTKGAERIAEVSARFTLDAMPGKQMAVDADLNAGLIDEKEAKRRRAEVQEEANFFGSMDGASKFVRGDAVAGILILIINIIGGFAIGMLSHGLSAGDAANSYILLAVGDALVAQIPGLLISVAAAMVISRVGKDNDMGQQIVQQLFMSPRVLGVTGGILILLGLIPGMPHVVFLVMGSALGWGAWVLLQRQRRPAPVEEAPPAPASDGEASWDDLQPVDLLGLELGYRLIALVDKNRQGDLLTRIKGVRRKFAQEVGFLPPAVHVRDNLELKPSAYRILLRGVVVGEGEAFPGMFLAINPGGITTPLIGTATTDPAFGLPAKWIDAAQREAAQMAGFTVVDPETVMATHLSHLMQVQAARLLSRTETQQLVEHVTRLAPKLIEEVVPKLVSITTFQKVLQLLLEESVHIRDIRTIIETLAEHAGSTQDPAELARRVRIALAPAIVQQIYGPTRELSVIAIEPGLERLLMQALGNAASPALDPGVADLLTQKAAQVAMKQEELGLPACLLVPDAIRSSIARLVRRVAPRLQVLAHSEIPETHTIRIGPILQGATA; encoded by the coding sequence ATGACCGCTTCCCCGATGAATTCCGTCCGCCAGTGGGCCGGCAGCAGCCGCTCGGCCCTGCAGGGCCTGGCCGCGCCGCTGCTGGTGGTGGCCATCCTGGCGCTGATGGTGCTGCCCATTCCGGCGTGGCTGCTGGACACCTTCTTCACGCTGAACATCGCCGTGGCGCTGATGGTGATGATGGTCGCGGCCTACATGCTGCGCCCGCTGGACTTTGCCGCCTTCCCCTCGGTGCTGCTGCTCACCACGCTGATGCGGCTGTCGCTGAACGTGGCCTCCACCCGCGTGGTGCTGCTCAACGGTCACACCGGCCCGGGCGCGGCCGGCAAGGTGATCGAGGCCTTCGGGCACTTTTTGATCGGCGGCAACTTCGCCGTCGGCCTGATCGTCTTCGCCATCCTGGTGGTGATCAACTTCGTGGTGGTGACCAAGGGCGCCGAGCGCATCGCCGAGGTCTCGGCGCGCTTCACGCTGGACGCCATGCCGGGCAAGCAGATGGCGGTGGACGCCGACCTGAACGCCGGCCTGATCGACGAAAAGGAAGCCAAGCGCCGCCGCGCCGAGGTGCAGGAAGAAGCCAACTTCTTCGGCTCCATGGACGGCGCCAGCAAGTTCGTGCGCGGCGACGCCGTGGCCGGCATCCTGATCCTGATCATCAACATCATCGGCGGCTTCGCCATCGGCATGCTGTCGCACGGGCTGTCGGCCGGCGACGCGGCCAACAGCTACATCCTGCTGGCGGTGGGCGACGCGCTGGTGGCGCAGATCCCGGGCCTGCTCATCTCCGTGGCCGCCGCGATGGTGATCTCGCGCGTGGGCAAGGACAACGACATGGGCCAGCAGATCGTGCAGCAGCTGTTCATGTCGCCGCGCGTGCTGGGCGTCACCGGCGGCATCCTGATCCTGCTGGGGCTCATCCCCGGCATGCCGCACGTGGTGTTCCTGGTGATGGGCTCGGCCCTGGGCTGGGGGGCCTGGGTGCTGCTGCAGCGCCAGCGCCGGCCCGCGCCGGTCGAAGAGGCCCCGCCCGCCCCGGCCAGCGACGGCGAGGCCAGCTGGGACGACCTGCAGCCCGTGGACCTGCTGGGCCTGGAGCTGGGCTACCGCCTGATCGCCCTGGTGGACAAGAACCGCCAGGGCGACCTGCTCACGCGCATCAAGGGCGTGCGGCGCAAGTTCGCCCAGGAAGTGGGCTTTTTGCCGCCAGCCGTGCACGTGCGCGACAACCTGGAGCTCAAGCCCAGCGCCTACCGCATCTTGCTGCGCGGCGTGGTGGTGGGCGAGGGCGAGGCCTTCCCCGGCATGTTCCTGGCCATCAACCCGGGCGGCATCACCACCCCGCTGATCGGCACCGCCACCACCGACCCGGCTTTCGGCCTGCCGGCCAAGTGGATCGACGCGGCCCAGCGCGAAGCCGCACAAATGGCCGGTTTTACCGTCGTTGATCCGGAAACCGTGATGGCCACCCATTTGTCACACTTGATGCAAGTGCAGGCCGCCCGCCTGCTGTCGCGTACCGAGACGCAGCAGCTGGTCGAACACGTGACGCGCCTGGCCCCCAAACTGATCGAGGAAGTCGTGCCCAAGCTGGTCTCCATCACAACCTTCCAGAAGGTGCTGCAGCTCTTGCTGGAGGAGTCCGTGCACATCCGCGACATCCGCACCATCATCGAGACGCTGGCCGAGCACGCCGGCAGCACGCAGGACCCGGCCGAGCTGGCACGCCGCGTGCGCATCGCCCTGGCCCCGGCCATCGTGCAGCAGATCTATGGCCCGACGCGCGAGCTGAGCGTGATCGCCATCGAGCCCGGCCTGGAGCGCCTGCTGATGCAGGCCCTGGGCAATGCCGCCAGCCCCGCGCTGGACCCGGGCGTGGCCGACCTGCTGACGCAAAAGGCCGCCCAGGTCGCCATGAAGCAGGAAGAGCTGGGCCTGCCCGCCTGCCTGCTGGTGCCTGACGCCATCCGCAGCTCCATCGCCCGCCTGGTGCGCCGCGTGGCGCCGCGCCTGCAGGTGCTGGCGCACAGCGAAATTCCTGAAACCCACACCATCCGCATCGGCCCCATCCTCCAAGGCGCAACAGCATGA
- the flhF gene encoding flagellar biosynthesis protein FlhF, translating into MNIRRFTAPTAREALAKARMAFGDGTLILSNRQVAGGVEVMATAEDTLSTLQAGEAHVPAAAAAPASRLQERAADLAASPVRLQQQQQHHQPQPRPAAARPQSAAPAGSAVAQDTEQLAMSTLSFQDYVRERMLRRRHEAMHGTAPTALPEPPQPTFARASAPAFEPPAPAAAAAPQLPRHNPLRPAMHAALGAEQISTPTARRPQPAPAAAAPTLAAANGQQHLMKELQSMKDLIEERFNTLAWLGQARQNPIQSNLMLKLIRAGFSPALSRAVLEHLPEHLGAADAVRWLMDVLERNLRTDAASVPLYEQGGIWAMVGATGVGKTTTTAKLAALCARIHGPGSVGLITLDTYRVGAHEQLRSYGRMLGVVAHLAHDRAALQDLLGLLANKKMVLIDTTGVAPRDPRKRDLLDVLELPGVNRLLVLNASSHGDTLDDVFTGFKTAGTQQAILSKVDEAVKLGPALDALIRHQMVLRGVTNGQRVPEDWEGADARKLVGASMRTSVRSAFDPKEAELNFFFSPAAAAAGEQGLVDVA; encoded by the coding sequence ATGAACATCCGACGCTTTACCGCTCCCACCGCTCGCGAGGCCCTGGCCAAGGCGCGCATGGCCTTTGGCGACGGCACGCTCATCCTGTCCAACCGCCAGGTCGCCGGCGGGGTGGAGGTCATGGCCACCGCCGAGGACACCCTGTCCACGCTGCAGGCCGGCGAGGCCCACGTGCCCGCCGCCGCTGCCGCCCCGGCCAGCCGCCTGCAAGAGCGCGCCGCCGACCTGGCCGCCAGCCCCGTGCGCCTGCAGCAGCAGCAGCAACACCACCAGCCGCAGCCGCGCCCGGCCGCTGCGCGGCCCCAGTCCGCCGCCCCTGCCGGCAGCGCCGTGGCGCAGGACACCGAGCAGCTGGCGATGAGCACCCTGTCCTTCCAGGACTATGTGCGCGAGCGCATGCTGCGCCGCCGCCACGAGGCGATGCACGGCACGGCCCCCACCGCGCTGCCCGAGCCGCCCCAGCCCACCTTTGCCCGCGCCAGCGCCCCGGCCTTCGAGCCGCCCGCGCCTGCCGCTGCCGCCGCGCCCCAGCTGCCCCGGCACAACCCGCTGCGCCCGGCCATGCATGCCGCGCTGGGGGCCGAGCAGATCAGCACGCCCACGGCGCGCCGGCCCCAGCCGGCACCGGCCGCCGCCGCGCCCACGCTGGCCGCGGCCAACGGCCAGCAGCACCTGATGAAGGAGCTGCAATCCATGAAGGACCTGATCGAGGAGCGCTTCAACACCCTGGCCTGGCTGGGCCAGGCGCGGCAAAACCCGATCCAGTCCAACCTGATGCTCAAGCTGATCCGCGCGGGCTTCTCGCCCGCGCTGTCGCGCGCCGTGCTGGAGCACCTGCCCGAGCACCTGGGCGCGGCCGACGCCGTGCGCTGGCTGATGGACGTGCTGGAGCGCAACCTGCGCACCGACGCCGCCAGCGTGCCGCTGTACGAGCAGGGCGGCATCTGGGCCATGGTGGGTGCCACCGGCGTGGGCAAGACCACCACCACGGCCAAGCTGGCCGCGCTGTGCGCGCGCATCCACGGCCCGGGCAGCGTGGGCCTGATCACGCTGGACACCTACCGCGTCGGCGCGCACGAGCAGCTGCGCTCCTACGGCCGCATGCTGGGCGTGGTGGCCCACCTGGCGCACGACCGCGCTGCGCTGCAGGACCTGTTGGGCCTGCTGGCGAACAAGAAGATGGTGCTGATCGACACCACCGGCGTGGCCCCGCGCGACCCGCGCAAGCGCGACCTGCTGGACGTGCTGGAGCTGCCGGGCGTGAACCGCCTGCTGGTGCTCAACGCCAGCAGCCATGGCGACACGCTGGACGACGTGTTCACCGGCTTCAAGACCGCCGGCACGCAGCAGGCCATCCTGTCCAAGGTGGACGAGGCCGTGAAGCTGGGCCCGGCGCTGGACGCGCTGATCCGCCACCAGATGGTGCTGCGCGGCGTGACCAACGGCCAGCGCGTGCCCGAAGACTGGGAAGGGGCCGACGCGCGCAAGCTGGTGGGCGCCTCCATGCGCACCAGCGTGCGCTCCGCGTTCGACCCCAAGGAGGCCGAACTCAACTTCTTCTTCTCGCCTGCCGCCGCCGCGGCCGGCGAACAGGGGCTGGTCGATGTGGCTTGA
- the cheY gene encoding chemotaxis response regulator CheY: MSSALRFLIVDDFSTMRRIVRNLLKESGFADADEAEDGVAALNKLRNSKFDFVVTDINMPNMNGFQLLSEIKKDDKLKHLPVLMVTAEARKEDIVAAAQGGAAGYIVKPFTKATLEEKVNLILKKMGM, translated from the coding sequence GTGTCTTCTGCCCTTCGTTTTCTGATCGTTGACGACTTTTCCACCATGCGGCGCATCGTGCGCAACCTGCTCAAGGAAAGCGGCTTTGCCGACGCCGACGAGGCCGAGGACGGCGTGGCCGCGCTCAACAAGCTGCGCAACAGCAAGTTCGACTTTGTGGTCACCGACATCAACATGCCCAACATGAACGGCTTTCAGCTGCTCAGCGAGATCAAGAAGGACGACAAGCTCAAGCACCTGCCGGTGCTGATGGTCACCGCCGAGGCGCGCAAGGAAGACATCGTCGCCGCCGCCCAGGGGGGCGCTGCCGGCTACATCGTCAAGCCCTTCACCAAGGCCACGCTGGAGGAGAAGGTCAACCTCATCCTCAAGAAGATGGGGATGTGA
- the motB gene encoding flagellar motor protein MotB, with translation MAEKKLQPIIIKRGKKQRHAPHGGAWKIAYADFVTAMMAFFLLMWLLGSTAKGELQGIADYFSSPLKVSMQGGDGAGNSSSIIPGGGNDLSKVHGQVRRSDDDAATSRRTSLETARAERARIDAQRIKALQAKIDALITENPRLNEYRSQIRIDVTPDGLQIQIVDDQARPMFDSGSALVKPYMRDILREIGAALGGVENRISLAGHTDATPYGNGERGYSNWELSADRANASRRELVAAGMPDGKLGRVVGLAASDLLEPEHPRAALNRRITITVLTHEAEERLLGRTAALNPAQPAGDKKPDNPASAAPDE, from the coding sequence ATGGCCGAAAAGAAACTTCAGCCCATCATCATCAAGCGCGGCAAGAAGCAGCGCCACGCCCCGCATGGCGGCGCCTGGAAGATCGCCTACGCCGACTTCGTGACGGCCATGATGGCGTTCTTCTTGCTCATGTGGCTGCTGGGCTCCACCGCCAAGGGCGAGCTGCAGGGCATTGCGGATTATTTTTCGTCGCCGCTGAAGGTGTCCATGCAGGGCGGCGATGGGGCAGGCAACAGCTCCAGCATCATCCCGGGCGGGGGCAACGATCTGTCCAAGGTGCACGGCCAGGTGCGCCGCTCTGACGACGACGCCGCCACCAGCCGCCGCACCAGCCTGGAGACGGCGCGCGCCGAGCGCGCCCGGATCGACGCCCAGCGCATCAAGGCGCTGCAGGCCAAGATCGACGCGCTGATCACCGAGAACCCGCGGTTGAATGAATACCGCTCGCAGATCCGCATCGATGTGACGCCGGACGGCCTGCAGATCCAGATCGTGGACGACCAGGCGCGGCCCATGTTCGACAGCGGCAGCGCGCTGGTCAAACCCTATATGCGCGACATCCTGCGCGAGATCGGCGCGGCGCTGGGCGGGGTGGAAAACCGCATCAGCCTGGCCGGCCACACCGATGCCACGCCCTACGGCAACGGCGAGCGCGGCTACAGCAACTGGGAGCTGTCGGCCGACCGGGCCAACGCTTCGCGCCGCGAACTGGTGGCCGCCGGCATGCCCGACGGCAAGCTGGGCCGCGTGGTCGGCCTGGCCGCCAGCGACCTGCTGGAGCCCGAACACCCCCGCGCCGCGCTCAACCGCCGCATCACCATCACCGTGCTGACCCACGAGGCCGAAGAGCGCCTGCTGGGCAGGACGGCCGCGTTAAACCCCGCGCAACCGGCCGGCGACAAAAAACCGGACAATCCTGCCTCTGCGGCGCCGGATGAGTAA
- a CDS encoding EscU/YscU/HrcU family type III secretion system export apparatus switch protein, whose product MDSSQDKDLPATERKLQKTRQDGQAARSRDLSHLAILGVGGLALLLLAPWFVEYLERTLRQSLVFDAATVQSPAYMLARLKPAVMLGVAGSALFAVLTSAAALLAGVGAGGLVFSLKPIAPQFNRLNPLKGAANLFSKQQLANVAKMVLMTAILAFVAWKVMGDSMQTMAALVLQPSPVALRMAGQWLVSGAALLLLVVFLFAVVDVPLQAYFFKARLKMSHEEVKQEHKESDGNPQLKGRMRQRARELADGASISAVPKADFVVMNPTHYAVALKYDEAAMGAPQVVSKGTDLLAFKIRELAQQHGVPVLQSPMLARALYAHAELEQPIPAQLYTAVAQVLAYVYRLKAALRGEGRMPGELPDPQVPPELDPHSPQAQRPAPRRRGARAPSAE is encoded by the coding sequence ATGGACTCCAGCCAGGACAAAGACCTACCCGCCACCGAGCGCAAGCTGCAAAAGACCCGTCAGGACGGGCAGGCCGCGCGCTCGCGCGATCTCTCGCACCTGGCCATCCTGGGCGTGGGCGGGCTGGCGCTGCTGCTGCTGGCGCCCTGGTTCGTCGAGTACCTGGAGCGCACGCTGCGCCAGAGCCTGGTGTTCGACGCGGCCACCGTGCAGTCACCGGCCTACATGCTGGCGCGACTGAAGCCCGCAGTGATGCTGGGCGTGGCCGGCAGCGCGCTGTTCGCGGTGCTGACCAGCGCCGCCGCCCTGCTGGCAGGCGTGGGCGCGGGCGGGCTGGTGTTCAGCCTCAAGCCGATTGCGCCGCAGTTCAACCGGCTCAACCCGCTCAAGGGCGCGGCCAACCTGTTTTCCAAGCAGCAGCTGGCCAACGTGGCCAAGATGGTGCTGATGACGGCCATCCTGGCCTTCGTGGCCTGGAAGGTGATGGGCGACAGCATGCAGACCATGGCCGCGCTGGTGCTGCAGCCCTCGCCGGTGGCGCTGCGCATGGCCGGGCAGTGGCTGGTGTCGGGCGCGGCGCTGCTGCTGCTGGTGGTGTTCCTGTTCGCCGTGGTGGACGTGCCGCTGCAGGCCTATTTCTTCAAGGCGCGCCTGAAGATGAGCCACGAGGAAGTCAAGCAGGAGCACAAGGAAAGCGACGGCAACCCGCAGCTCAAGGGCCGCATGCGCCAGCGTGCACGCGAGCTGGCCGACGGGGCCAGCATCTCGGCCGTGCCCAAGGCCGACTTCGTGGTCATGAACCCGACCCACTACGCCGTGGCGCTGAAGTACGACGAGGCCGCCATGGGCGCGCCGCAGGTCGTCTCCAAGGGCACCGATCTGCTGGCCTTCAAGATCCGCGAGCTGGCCCAGCAGCACGGCGTGCCGGTGCTGCAGTCGCCCATGCTGGCGCGCGCGCTGTATGCCCACGCCGAGCTGGAGCAGCCCATCCCTGCCCAGCTGTACACGGCCGTGGCCCAGGTGCTGGCCTATGTGTACCGCCTGAAGGCGGCGCTGCGCGGCGAAGGCCGCATGCCGGGCGAGCTGCCCGACCCGCAAGTCCCCCCCGAGCTGGACCCGCACTCGCCCCAGGCGCAGCGCCCCGCCCCGCGCCGCCGCGGCGCGCGCGCCCCTTCCGCCGAGTAA
- a CDS encoding RNA polymerase sigma factor FliA codes for MYTAKGQLDRDALLRQHLPLVRRIAHHMIAKLPPNVELDDLIQVGMIGLTDALSRYEVTQGVQFETFASQRIRGAMLDELRGGDWMSRSSRKSQKEIEQALRRAEQRLGRIPLESEIAQELGMSLPDYQSLLGKVRGTQLVYLEDMHHGDDDEEGFLDRHVADADADPMAVLRDQRLRASLVAAIKVLPEREQYIMGMYYEQDMNLKEIAAVLGVTESRVCQLHSQAIARLRTKMREH; via the coding sequence ATGTACACCGCGAAAGGCCAGCTCGACCGCGATGCACTGCTGCGCCAGCACCTGCCGCTGGTGCGCCGCATCGCCCATCACATGATCGCCAAGCTCCCGCCCAACGTGGAGCTGGACGACCTGATCCAGGTCGGCATGATCGGTCTGACCGACGCGCTGTCGCGCTACGAGGTCACCCAGGGCGTGCAGTTCGAGACCTTTGCCAGCCAGCGCATCCGCGGCGCCATGCTGGACGAGCTGCGCGGCGGCGACTGGATGAGCCGCAGTTCGCGCAAGAGCCAAAAGGAGATCGAGCAGGCCCTGCGCCGCGCCGAGCAGCGCCTGGGCCGCATCCCGCTGGAATCCGAGATCGCCCAGGAGCTGGGCATGAGCCTGCCCGACTACCAGAGCCTGCTGGGCAAGGTGCGCGGCACGCAGCTGGTGTACCTGGAGGATATGCACCACGGCGACGACGACGAGGAAGGCTTTCTGGACCGCCACGTGGCCGACGCGGACGCCGACCCCATGGCCGTGCTGCGCGACCAGCGCCTGCGCGCCTCGCTGGTGGCTGCCATCAAGGTGCTGCCCGAACGCGAGCAGTACATCATGGGCATGTACTACGAGCAGGACATGAACCTCAAGGAAATCGCCGCCGTGCTGGGCGTGACCGAATCGCGCGTGTGCCAGCTGCACAGCCAGGCGATCGCGCGCCTGCGCACCAAGATGCGCGAGCACTAG
- a CDS encoding protein phosphatase CheZ: MQDEASSSASAGVPPEGEQDVHLKIGQLTRQLHTALNELGYADQLRGTMGELPDAQSRLSYIARLTGEAAEKVLGRVEQAKAQHDYIASETRRVVTALVADPVAAVAKGEIYNFLTDVERVTQEADTHLTEIMMAQDFHDLTGQVIARVVNLAATIEEQLVQLLLQTAPPGATPPPAAEPRNERLQGPVVNPEVAADVVTSQSQVDDLLASLGF, from the coding sequence ATGCAGGATGAAGCCAGCAGCAGCGCCAGCGCGGGCGTGCCGCCCGAGGGCGAGCAGGACGTCCACCTGAAGATCGGCCAGCTCACGCGGCAGCTGCACACCGCGCTCAACGAGCTGGGCTACGCCGACCAGCTGCGCGGCACCATGGGCGAGCTGCCCGACGCGCAAAGCCGCCTGTCCTACATCGCCCGGCTGACGGGCGAGGCGGCCGAGAAGGTGCTGGGCCGCGTGGAGCAGGCCAAGGCGCAGCACGACTACATCGCCAGCGAAACGCGCCGCGTGGTCACCGCCCTGGTGGCCGACCCGGTGGCCGCCGTGGCCAAGGGCGAGATCTACAACTTCCTGACCGACGTGGAGCGCGTGACGCAGGAGGCGGACACGCACCTGACCGAAATCATGATGGCCCAGGACTTCCACGACCTCACCGGGCAGGTGATCGCGCGCGTGGTCAACCTGGCCGCCACCATCGAGGAGCAGCTGGTGCAGCTGCTGCTGCAAACCGCCCCGCCCGGTGCCACGCCGCCCCCCGCCGCCGAGCCGCGCAACGAGCGCCTGCAGGGCCCCGTGGTCAACCCCGAGGTCGCGGCCGACGTGGTGACCAGCCAGTCGCAGGTGGACGACCTGCTGGCCAGCCTGGGATTCTGA
- the motA gene encoding flagellar motor stator protein MotA, which yields MFVILGYLITFGCVFGVFIAHGGNINVLLEALPFEMITIGGAALGAFIVNNQPKVLKATFASLPQALKGNKYTKARYMELLAMLYEILQKARKEGLMAIEQDVEEPEKSELFKKFPTVGSDHHVIEFTTDYLRMMVSGNLNAHEIESLMDNEIETHHQEAHAPVAALTRLAGALPAFGIVAAVLGVVNTMGSVGQPPAVLGGMIASALVGTFLGILLAYGAVEPLAGLLEQRAEDAAKEFACIKSTLLASMQGYNPSTAIEFGRKVLFSGDRPGFAELEAHVKGKK from the coding sequence ATGTTCGTCATCCTCGGCTACCTCATCACCTTCGGCTGCGTCTTCGGGGTGTTCATCGCGCACGGCGGCAACATCAACGTGCTGCTGGAGGCGCTGCCCTTCGAGATGATCACCATCGGCGGCGCGGCCCTGGGCGCCTTCATCGTGAACAACCAGCCCAAGGTGCTCAAGGCCACGTTCGCCTCGCTGCCCCAGGCGCTCAAGGGTAACAAGTACACCAAGGCGCGCTACATGGAGCTGCTGGCCATGCTCTATGAAATCTTGCAGAAGGCGCGCAAGGAAGGGCTGATGGCCATCGAGCAGGATGTGGAAGAGCCGGAAAAGTCCGAGCTGTTCAAGAAATTCCCCACCGTGGGCAGCGACCACCACGTGATCGAGTTCACCACCGACTACCTGCGCATGATGGTCTCGGGCAACCTGAACGCGCACGAGATCGAGTCGCTGATGGACAACGAGATCGAGACCCACCACCAGGAGGCGCACGCCCCCGTGGCCGCGCTCACGCGGCTGGCCGGCGCGCTGCCGGCCTTCGGCATCGTGGCCGCCGTGCTGGGGGTGGTGAACACCATGGGCTCGGTGGGGCAGCCGCCGGCGGTGCTGGGCGGCATGATCGCATCGGCCCTGGTGGGCACCTTCCTGGGCATCTTGCTGGCCTATGGCGCGGTGGAGCCGCTGGCCGGCCTGCTGGAGCAGCGCGCCGAAGATGCGGCCAAGGAATTCGCCTGCATCAAGTCCACGCTCTTGGCGAGCATGCAGGGCTACAACCCGTCCACGGCCATCGAGTTTGGTCGCAAGGTGCTGTTCTCGGGCGACCGCCCCGGCTTTGCCGAGCTGGAAGCCCATGTCAAGGGCAAGAAATGA
- a CDS encoding flagellin N-terminal helical domain-containing protein, whose translation MASTINTNVASLTAQRNLGVSQGSLNTSIQRLSSGLRINSAKDDAAGLAISERFTAQIRGLNQAARNANDGISLSQVAESALAGAGNILQRVRELSVQSANATNSASDRKAIQAEVGQLLSELDRMAVTTEFNGQKLLDGSFGSATFQVGANANQTITATTGNFRTATYGTQLASSSAVTPTVTGTAPDLSGSFNIDGLQSAKIAATSTDTAATIAAQINSKTEATGVVASARNQVNLDTFIAGESYSLSVIGDNATAANVTFNVKGNDAQGLAEAVKAFNDAASQTGITAKLNSEGDGVVLINESGANISLENKSANTTATFALGNYDASTKKFEAGVAVNQNDTGIAAGYIELSSDKGYSISGSTGTTPAFTNGAATLRPVSTIDVSTVDGSTEALKVIDSALAAVNGQRASFGALQARFETAIANLNTSSENMSASRSRIQDADFAAETANLSRTQILQQAGTAMVAQANQIPQGVLALLKG comes from the coding sequence ATGGCATCCACGATCAACACCAACGTCGCCTCGCTCACCGCCCAGCGCAACCTGGGCGTGAGCCAGGGTTCGCTCAACACCTCCATCCAGCGCCTGTCGTCGGGCCTGCGCATCAACAGCGCCAAGGACGACGCGGCCGGCCTGGCGATCTCCGAGCGCTTCACGGCGCAAATCCGCGGCCTGAACCAGGCGGCGCGCAACGCCAACGACGGCATCTCGCTGTCGCAGGTGGCTGAAAGCGCGCTGGCTGGCGCCGGCAACATCCTGCAGCGGGTGCGCGAGTTGTCGGTGCAGTCGGCCAACGCGACCAACTCGGCCTCCGACCGCAAGGCCATCCAGGCCGAGGTGGGTCAGCTGCTATCCGAACTGGACCGCATGGCGGTGACGACCGAATTCAATGGCCAAAAGCTGCTCGACGGCTCCTTTGGTTCGGCCACTTTCCAGGTGGGGGCCAACGCCAACCAGACGATCACCGCGACCACGGGCAACTTCCGCACCGCCACGTATGGCACGCAGCTTGCAAGCTCATCCGCGGTCACGCCGACGGTCACTGGAACAGCGCCAGACCTCTCGGGCTCCTTCAATATAGATGGGCTTCAGAGCGCAAAAATCGCGGCAACCAGCACCGACACCGCAGCCACCATCGCGGCTCAGATCAACTCAAAGACGGAAGCCACGGGGGTGGTGGCGTCGGCACGCAATCAGGTTAATCTAGACACGTTCATCGCCGGCGAGTCGTACAGCCTCTCTGTCATTGGCGACAACGCCACCGCAGCGAACGTCACCTTCAACGTCAAGGGAAATGATGCGCAAGGCCTTGCGGAGGCAGTCAAGGCATTCAACGATGCCGCCTCGCAAACGGGCATTACCGCCAAGTTGAATTCCGAAGGCGACGGGGTCGTGCTCATCAATGAGTCCGGTGCCAATATTTCGCTGGAGAACAAATCGGCCAACACCACCGCCACGTTTGCCCTCGGCAACTATGACGCCTCCACAAAGAAGTTCGAGGCCGGCGTGGCCGTAAACCAAAACGACACAGGCATTGCGGCCGGATACATCGAGCTGAGCTCTGACAAGGGTTACTCGATCAGCGGTTCTACAGGCACAACCCCAGCATTTACCAACGGAGCAGCGACGCTTCGGCCAGTCAGCACTATCGATGTATCGACCGTGGATGGCTCCACCGAGGCGCTCAAAGTCATCGACTCCGCCCTGGCTGCCGTGAACGGCCAGCGCGCCAGCTTCGGTGCCCTGCAGGCCCGCTTCGAAACGGCCATCGCCAACCTGAACACCTCGTCGGAGAACATGTCCGCTTCGCGCAGCCGCATCCAGGACGCCGACTTCGCGGCCGAAACCGCCAACCTGTCGCGCACCCAGATCCTGCAGCAGGCCGGCACCGCCATGGTGGCCCAGGCCAACCAGATCCCGCAGGGCGTGCTGGCGCTGCTCAAGGGTTGA